One genomic region from Candidatus Zixiibacteriota bacterium encodes:
- a CDS encoding response regulator encodes MNQKTVLLIDDDPDILHMYTLKFSLEETVSLVTASTPEKGLALAKRLTPDLILLDLILPKTSGLPQFLDKRVGF; translated from the coding sequence CAAAAAACCGTGCTCCTCATCGACGACGACCCGGACATCCTGCACATGTATACGCTCAAATTCTCATTGGAAGAGACCGTTTCCCTGGTAACCGCAAGTACGCCGGAAAAAGGTTTGGCGCTGGCGAAACGGCTGACGCCTGATCTCATTCTGCTTGACCTAATACTGCCCAAGACAAGTGGCCTTCCTCAATTCCTTGATAAGCGAGTGGGATTT